A window of Vibrio ishigakensis contains these coding sequences:
- a CDS encoding Na/Pi symporter produces the protein MNNQASSVATAGASKSTYLRWANLAFMLYLLLVSVSMVGSGFKLASGEHAKSLFEFASHPVAGLMIGLVATALIQSSSTVTSIIVGLVAGGLPVQIAIPMVMGANIGTTVTNTLVSLGHLRCKEEFKRAFASATVHDFFNLLAVLIFLPLEMMFGIFGKISAWLVAPLMTTGDLDMGGLNFIKPLTKPLIGVVQDPLMALGPIVAGVSMIILGIATIIISITVMGKLMKSLMVGRARDILKNAIGRGPLHGIFSGSVVTVLVQSSSTTTSLMVPLVGSGVLKVKDVYPFTLGANIGTCITALLAATAVTGEYAAFALQIALVHLVFNISATLLIFGIPILRDLPLKGADWISSMALKNKGVVAGYLLAVFIFMPGAIIALTS, from the coding sequence ATGAATAACCAAGCATCATCAGTAGCAACTGCAGGAGCGAGCAAATCGACTTACCTGCGTTGGGCTAACCTAGCTTTCATGCTGTACCTTTTGCTTGTTTCTGTTTCAATGGTAGGTAGCGGTTTTAAGCTTGCCTCTGGTGAACACGCTAAGTCTCTTTTTGAATTTGCTTCACATCCAGTTGCGGGTCTGATGATCGGTCTGGTGGCAACGGCTCTAATTCAATCTTCGAGTACTGTTACCTCTATTATCGTTGGCCTAGTTGCCGGTGGTCTGCCAGTACAGATCGCTATCCCTATGGTTATGGGTGCAAATATTGGTACTACAGTTACCAACACTCTTGTGAGCCTAGGTCACCTTCGTTGTAAAGAAGAGTTCAAACGCGCATTCGCAAGTGCGACGGTACACGACTTCTTTAACCTACTAGCCGTACTTATCTTCCTACCGCTAGAAATGATGTTCGGCATCTTTGGTAAGATCTCTGCGTGGCTTGTAGCTCCACTGATGACAACTGGCGACCTAGACATGGGCGGCCTGAACTTCATCAAACCTCTTACTAAGCCACTGATCGGTGTGGTTCAAGATCCTCTAATGGCACTTGGGCCAATCGTTGCTGGTGTGAGCATGATTATCCTTGGTATCGCAACCATTATCATCTCTATCACAGTAATGGGTAAGCTGATGAAGAGCCTAATGGTTGGCCGTGCACGTGATATCCTAAAGAACGCTATCGGTCGTGGTCCACTACACGGTATCTTCTCTGGCTCTGTAGTAACTGTACTGGTTCAGTCTTCTTCAACTACCACCAGCCTAATGGTTCCACTAGTAGGTTCGGGCGTGCTTAAGGTTAAGGACGTATACCCATTTACACTAGGTGCAAACATCGGTACTTGTATCACTGCACTTCTAGCAGCGACAGCAGTTACTGGTGAATATGCAGCATTTGCTTTGCAAATCGCTCTGGTTCACTTAGTATTCAACATCTCAGCGACACTGCTAATCTTTGGTATCCCAATACTACGTGACCTTCCTTTGAAGGGTGCAGACTGGATTTCAAGCATGGCGCTGAAAAACAAGGGTGTGGTTGCAGGTTACCTTTTGGCAGTATTCATTTTCATGCCGGGTGCTATCATTGCCCTAACTAGCTAA